Genomic DNA from Babylonia areolata isolate BAREFJ2019XMU chromosome 9, ASM4173473v1, whole genome shotgun sequence:
ATGTTACGAAGGTCACACCTGTCTTTCAAAACACAACATAGTGTGAGTTGTCCCATGACCAgtcctgtgtgtcctgtgtgtcatGTCTGTCAAAACACAACATAGTGTAGGTTGCCCTGTGTGGCAGGCTCCGGGCAGTACGTGTTCTGCCCTGGACACGGGACCAAGGAGACCACAGGAGGCATCGCTGAAGTCTTCAACCATCTGCTGAGAGACTCGGTACCACCTGAACACGTGCGTTTGAACAAGGTGGTCAAAAAAATTCACTGGTCTGCAGACGTCATTCTCCCAGCTGATGAGGAAGTCAGTGCCGGAACCACACCGTCAGATGACGACCTGGACCGCTGCAGTCTGCCGGACGGAAGGCAGCACAGCACCGACAGCCTGACTGTGGACCCACAGCGTGATGCACGTGCGGCAGAAGGCAGACACAGCGACACGCTTCATCCCCACCCAGCTGAAGAGCACACGGACCAAACTGTCAGCAGCAACTGTCAAACCTCGCACAGAAACCCGAAAGACGATTATATTTCCGAGAGAACCGCGAGCGATTACGCAGTCAGGATCGAGTGCGAAGATGGCGACATATTCTACGCAGACCACGTGATCGTGACAGCCTCCATGGGGGTCCTAAAAGAGAACCCCCAGCTGTTCGTCCCTCCCTTGCCTGACCGGTACCGTGACGCCATCTCCTCCTTTGGCTTTGGGGCCATCACCAAGGCGTTCCTGTTctgggagggggacgaggggacCTCTCtgcatcaccaccctccctctgtctcgccTCCCGATGACCACTGGCAAAGGCGCATGTTCGGAAATGACGTAGAAGGCGTCATTCCTCTGTGGCTGGATGACGTCAAGCCCCAGTTCAAGTCGGCCAGATACAAGGAGACCATGTCGGTAGGTACTGTGTGCTGCGGCGTACTTCACCTTGCTACAGTGTAGTTCATTACGATGCAGTGCACTTCACCTTGCTACAGTGTAGTTCATTACGATGCAGTGCACTTCACCTTGCTACAGTGTAGTTCATTACGATGCAGTGCGCTTCACCTTGCTACAGTGTAGTTCATTACGATGCAGTGCACTTCACCTTGCTACAGTGTAGTTCATTACGATGCAGTGCGCTTCACCTTGCTACAGTGTAGTTAATTACGATGCAGTGCACTTCACCTTGCTACAGTGTAGTTCATTACGATGCAGTGCGCTTCACCTTGCTACAGTGTAGTTCATTACGATGCAGTGCGCTTCACCTTGCTACAGTGTAGTTCATTACGATGCAGTGCACTTCACCTTGCTACAGAGTAGTTCATTACGATGCAGTGCACTTCACCTTGCTACAGTGTAGTTCATTACGATGCAGTGCACTTCAGTGTAGctcattacaatgcaatgcactacagtGCAGTTCATTACGATGCAGTGCGCTTCACCTTGCTACAGAGTAGTTCATTACGATGCAGTGCGCTTCACCTTGCTACAGAGTAGTTCATTACGATGCAGTGCACTTCACCTTGCTACAGTGTAGTTAATTACGATGCAGTGCACTTCACCTTGCTACAGTGTAGTTAATTACGATGCAGTGCACTTCACCTTGCTACAGTGTAGTTAATTACGATGCAGTGCACTTCACCTTGCTACAGTGTAGTTAATTACGATGCAGTGCACTTCACCTTGCTACAGTGTAGTTCATTACGATGCATTGCACTTCACCTTGCTACAGTGTAGTTCATTACAATGCATTGTACTACAGTGTAGCTCATTACAATGCAATGTACTACAGTGTAgttcattacaatgcaatgcacttcAGTGTAGTTCATTACAATGCAGTACTCTTCAGTGTAGTtcattacaatgcagtacactTCAGTGTAGTtcattacaatgcagtacactTCAGTGTAgttcattacaatgcaatgcacttcAGTGTAGTtcattacaatgcagtacactTCAGTGTAGTTCATTACAATGCAGTGCACTTCACCTTGCTACAGAGTAgttcattacaatgcaatgcacttaTCGATATCAGGCACAATGAAAGGGCCAATGtcaagcacagcacagtgaaagggccgatatcaagcacagtaaatgggccgatatcaagcacagtgaaagggccgatatcaagcacagtaaatgggccgatatcaagcacagtgaaagggccgatatcaaacacagtgaaagggccgatatcaaacacagcacagtgaaagggccgatatcaagcacagcacagtgaaagggccgatatcagatatcaagcacagtgaaagggccgatatcaagcacagtgaaagggccgatatcaagcacagtgaaagggccgatatcaagcacTGCACAGTGAAAGCGCCGATATCAAACACAGTGAGagggccgatatcaagcacagtgaaagggccgatatcaagcactgcacagtgaaagggccgatatcaagcacagcacagtgaaagggccgatatcaagcacagcacagtgaaagcGCCGATATCAAACACAGTGAGagggccgatatcaagcacagtgagagggccgatatcaagcacagcacagtgaaagggccgatatcaagcacagtgaaagggccgatatcaagcacagtgaaagggccgatatcaagcacagtgaaagggccgatatcaagcactgcacagtgaaagggccgatatcaagcacagcacagtgaaagggccgatatcaagcacagtgaaagggccgatatcaagcacagtgaaagggccgatatcaagcacagtgaaagggccgatatcaagcactgcacagtgaaagggccgatatcaagcacagcacagtgaaagggccgatatcaagcacagtgaaagggccgatatcaagcacagtgaaagggccgatatcaagcacagtgaaagggccgatatcaagcactgcacagtgaaagggccgatatcaagcacagcacagtgaaagggccgatatcaagcacagtgaaagggccgatatcaagcactgcacagtgaaagggccgatatcaagcacagcacagtgaaagggccgatatcaagcacagtaaatgggccgatatcaagcacagtgaaagggccgatatcaagcacagtgaaagggccgacatcaagcacagcacagtgaaagggccgatatcaagcacagtgaaagggccgatatcaagcacagcacagtgaaagggccgatatcaagcacagtgaaagggccgatatcaagcacagtgaaagggccgatatcaagcacagTGAAAGGAAGGGTGTGCAGCAGGTAAAcgactgaaataaaaacaagcaGGAAAATGGACAGCACTCAGGGATCACGCTTGCAGTGACACAGGCGCACATACCGACACAGAACACggagtcacgcacacacagacacacagcgtgCACACAACAGCCTGCTGTCTGACGGACACCACGACACAGCAGTCCGCCGacaaaggactgaccagtactctgtccttcctacaacaaaggactgaccagtactctgtccttcctacaacaaaggactgaccagtactctgtccttcctacaacaaaggactgaccagtactctgtccttcctacaacaaaggactgaccagtactctgtccttcctacaacaaaggactgaccagtactctgtccttcctacaacaaaggactgaccagtactctgtccttcctacaacaaaggactgacactgtccttcctacaacagtcagtcacaaaggactgaccagtactctgtccttcctacaacaaaggactgaccagtactctgtccttcctacaacaaaggactgaccagtactctgtccttcctacaacaaaggactgaccagtactctgtccttcctacaacaaaggactgaccagtactctgtccttcctacaacaaaggactgaccagtactctgtccttcctacaacaaaggactgaccagtactctgtccttcctacaacaaaggactgacactgtccttcctacaacagtcagtcacaaaggactgaccagtactctgtccttcctacaacaaaggactgaccagtactctgtccttcctacaacaaaggactgaccagtactctgtccttcctacaacaaaggactgaccagtactctgtccttcctacaacaaaggactgaccagtactctgtccttcctacaacaaaggactgaccagtactctgtccttcctacaacaaaggactgaccagtactctgtccttcctacaacaaaggactgaccagtactctgtccttcctacaacaaaggactgaccagtactctgtccttcctacaacaaaggactgacactgtccttcctacaacagtcagtcacaaaggactgaccagtaatctgtccttcctacaactgaccagtactctgtccttcctacaacaaaggactgaccagtactctgtccttcctacaacaaaggactgacactgtccttcctacaacagtcagtcacaaaggactgaccagtaatctgtccttcctacaactgaccagtactctgtccttcctacaacgactctgaccagtactctgtccttcctacaactgaccagtactctgtccttcctacaacaaaggactgaccagtactctgtccttcctacaacgacactgaccagtacactgtccttcctacaactgaccagtactctgtccttcctacaacataggactgaccagtactctgtccttcctacgacgacactgaccagtactctgtccttcctacaacataggactgaccagtactctgtccttcctacaacaaaggactgaccagtactctgtccttcctacaaaaaaggactgaccagtactctgtccttcctacaacgacactgaccagtactctgtccttcctacaacaaaggactgaccagtactctgtccttcctacaacataggactgaccagtactctgtccttcccacaacgacactgaccagtactctgtccttcctacaacgacactgaccagtactctgtccttcctacaacaaaggactgaccagtactctgtccttcctacaacataggactgaccagtactctgtccttcctacaacataggactgaccagtactctgtccttcctacaacgacactgaccagtactctgtccttcctacaacgacactgaccagtactctgtccttcctacaacataggactgaccagtactctgtccttcctacaacgacactgaccagtagtctgtccttcctacaacaacactgaccagtacactgtccttcctacaactgaccagtactctgtccttcctacaacataggactgaccagtactctgtccttcctacaacataggactgaccagtactctgtccttcctacaacgacactgaccagtagtctgtccttcctacaacaacactgaccagtacactgtccttcctacaactgaccagtactctgtccttcctacaacgacgctgaccagtactctgtccttcctacaacataggactgaccagtactctgtcctttctacaacgacactgaccagtactctgtccttcctacaacgacactgaccagtagtctgtccttcctacaacaacactgaccagtacactgtccttcctacaactgaccagtactctgtccttcctacaacgacactgaccagtactctgtccttcctacaacataggactgaccagtactctgtccttcctacaactgaccagtactctgtccttcctacaacataggactgaccagtactctgtccttcctacaacgacactgaccagtactctgtccttcctacaactgaccagtactctgtccttcctacaacataggactgaccagtactctgtccttcctacaactgaccagtactctgtccttcctacaacataggtctgaccagtactctgtccttcctacaacataggactgaccagtactctgtccatCCTACAACGCTGACCAGTagtctgtccttcctacaacgacactgaccagtactctgtccttcctacaacgacactgaccagtagtctgtccttcctacaacgacactgaccagtactctgtccttcctacaacgacactgaccagtactctgtccttcctacaacataggactgaccagtactctgtccttcctacaactgaccagtactctgtccttcctacaacataggactgaccagtactctgtccttcctacaacataggactgaccagtactctgtccttcctacaacgctgaccagtactctgtccttcctacaactgaccagtactctgtccttcctacaacatagggctgaccagtactctgtccttcctacaacataggactgaccagtactctgtccttcctacaacatagGGCTGACCAGTACTCGGTCCTTCCTACAACATAGggctgaccagtactctgtccttcctacaacgctgaccagtactctgtccctACAGGACGGCCATcacactgaccagtactctgtgcCTACAGAACGGCCATcacactgaccagtactctgtgcCTACAGGACGGCCATcacactgaccagtactctgtccctACAGGACGGCCATcacactgaccagtactctgtgcCTACAGAACGGCCATcacactgaccagtactctgtgcCTACAGGACGGCCATcacactgaccagtactctgtgcCTACAGGACGGCCATcacactgaccagtactctgtgcCTACAGGACGGCCGGCAGTGGTGGCAGGACGTGTGCATGCTGACCCCTGTCCGCACACACCGCTGCTGCATCGTGGCCTGGGCCGGTGGGGAGGCTGCTACTGTCATGGAAACACTTCCGGAGTCAGAGGTCAAGGACGTTCTGCACGAGTTGCTGGCCTTCTTCCTTGGCAAGCCTGAATTGCCTGCCCCTTCTCGACTCCTGAGGTCAGAATTGTGTGAAGTGTCTtccagagagaggggaggtgagggggtggggtgggggtggtgggtgggggggtgaggggatcaGAGCAAGAGGACCCGTGTAGCAGAGTGAAGTCTTTGTGGTGTCATGGTCTttgcagacagaaggaagaaaagggaatggggaagtcagcagtggtcaatgtaTGCAGAAGGCTAAATTCCCATATGGTTGGTCAGTTTTGTGGATGGGTTTCTCTTTTTAATCGCTCACTTCTGGCTGCTGGACAAACCAGTGAAGATATCAGCCATTGCCACGTGAGGACACACGTTATGGCTCACTTCTGGCTGCTGGACAAACCAGTGAAGATATCAGCCAGTGCCACGTGAGGACACACGTTATGGCTCACTTCTGGCTGCTGGACAAACCAGTGAAGATATCAGCCAGTGCCACGTGAGGACACACGTTATGGCTCACTTCTGGCTGCTGGACAAACCAGTGAAGATATCAGCCAGTGCCACGTGAGGACACACGTTATGGCTCACTTCTGGCTGCTGGACAAACCAGTGAAGATATCAGCCAGTGCCACGTGAGGACACACGTTATGGCTCACTTCTGGCTGCTGGACAAACCAGTGAAGATATCAGCCATTGCCACGTGAAGACACACGTTATGGCTCACTTCTGGCTGCTGGACAAACCAGTGAAGATATCAGCCATTGCCACGTGAGGACACACGTTATGGCTCACTTCTGGCTGCTGGACAAACCAGTGAAGATATCAGCCATTGCCACGTGAAGACACACGTTATGGCTCACTTCTGGCTGCTGGACAAACCAGTGAAGATAGCCATTGCCACGTGAGGACACACGTTATGGCTCACTTCTGGCTGCTGGACAAACCAGTGAAGATAGCTATTGCCACGTGAGGACACACGTTACGGGGAAAGCGTGAAATAAGGCTCTGTCTAAAAACTCCACACGGAAATCTTTGCTGACAGTGCTTTTGTGCCGACTGTGAATCTGGAATGGTTTCAGCAAATTCGTCATTTCATTCAAGTGACTTGAAGCGTTCAGCAGTGAAGCCTTGatcattgatattatcattatcatgatacaTGGTAGttaacgcgagtgtgtgtgcgcgcatgtgtgtgtgtgtatgtgttgtgtgtgtgtgtgtgtgtgtgtgtgtgtgtgtgtgtgtgtgagatgtgtacAGGACCAAGTGGCACTCGAACCCTCACACCCGCGGGGCCTACAGCTACCTGGCCACAGGCCTGCCTCTGGACCTGCACCACCTGCTGCCCcgtcccctgccctccccccaggtcagtctgtacacacacatcacccaccccctaccctccccccaggtcagtctgtacacacacatcacccacccccttccctccccccaggtcagtctgtacacacacatcacccccccccccctaccctccccccaggtcagtctgtacacacacatcaccccccccccctaccctccccccaggtcagtctgtacacacacatcatcccccccccctaccctccccccaggtcagtctgtacacacacatcacacaccccctgccctccccccaggtcagtctgtacacacacatcacccaccccctgccttccccccaggtcagtctgtacacacacatcacccaccccctaccctccccccaggtcagtctgtacacacacatcacccaccccttaccctccccccaggtcagtctgtacacacacatcacacaccccctgccttcccccccaggtcagtctgtacacacacatcacccaccccctgccttcccccccaggtcagtctgtacacacacatcacccacaccttaccctccccccaggtcagtctgtacacacacatcacccaccccttaccctccccccaggtcagtctgtacacacacatcacccaccccttaccctccccccaggtcagtctgtacacacacatcacccaccccttaccctccccccaggtcagtctgtacacacacatcacccaccccctgccctccccccaggtcagtctgtacacacacatcacccaccccctgccttccccccaggtcagtctgtacacacacatcacccaccccctgccctccccccaggtcagtctgtacacacacataaacccagaccctgccttccccccaggtcagtctgtacacacacatcacccaccccctaccctccccccaggtcagtctgtacacacacatcacccccccccccctaccctccccccaggtcagtctgtacacacacatcacccaccccctaccctccccccaggtcagtctgtacacacacatcatcccccccccctaccctccccccaggtcagtctgtacacacacatcacccaccccttaccctccccccaggtcagtctgtacacacacatcacacaccccctgccttcccccccaggtcagtctgtacacacacatcacccacccccttccctccccccaggtcagtctgtacacacacatcacccaccccttaccctccccccaggtcagtctgtacacacacatcacccacccccttccctccccccaggtcagtctgtacacacacatcacccaccccctgccttccccccaggtcagtctgtacacacacatcacccaccccctgccttccccccaggtcagtctgtacacacacatcacccaccccttaccctccccccaggtcagtctgtacacacacatcacccaccccctgccttcccccccaggtcagtctgtacacacacatcacccacaccttaccctccccccaggtcagtctgtacacacacatcacacaccccctgccttcccccccaggtcagtctgtacacacacatcacacaccccctgccttcccccccaggtcagtctgtacacacacatcacacaccccctgccttcccccccaggtcagtctgtacacacacatcacacaccccctgccttcccccccaggtcagtctgtacacacacatcacccacaccttaccctccccccaggtcagtctgtacacacacatcacccacaccttaccctccccccaggtcagtctgtacacacacatcacccacaccttaccctccccccaggtcagtctgtacacacacatcaccccccccccttccctccccccaggtcagtctgtacacacacatcacccaccccctgccttcccccccaggtcagtctgcacacacacatcacccaccccttactttcccc
This window encodes:
- the LOC143285575 gene encoding spermine oxidase-like translates to MEARRNEGADDPTVPHANTGADANRPQAARVVVVGAGVAGVGAAGTLFVGGLRDVIVLEAADRPGGRVQNAVLDEGFVELGAQYLHGKHDIFYIAEREGMLVEEDSEEEELPDTLLQYTDFRFCLSDGTAVDKHTLRRNLQVLEDIQDASIEVPRKESAQDVSVSVGHLYRGMYPACRHSMQGSEGLKTAMFRWLETWECQDSGGTVDQLSLPGSGQYVFCPGHGTKETTGGIAEVFNHLLRDSVPPEHVRLNKVVKKIHWSADVILPADEEVSAGTTPSDDDLDRCSLPDGRQHSTDSLTVDPQRDARAAEGRHSDTLHPHPAEEHTDQTVSSNCQTSHRNPKDDYISERTASDYAVRIECEDGDIFYADHVIVTASMGVLKENPQLFVPPLPDRYRDAISSFGFGAITKAFLFWEGDEGTSLHHHPPSVSPPDDHWQRRMFGNDVEGVIPLWLDDVKPQFKSARYKETMSDGRQWWQDVCMLTPVRTHRCCIVAWAGGEAATVMETLPESEVKDVLHELLAFFLGKPELPAPSRLLRTKWHSNPHTRGAYSYLATGLPLDLHHLLPRPLPSPQRPVVQLAGEACSPHHYSTLHGALQSGRQAAQHILHHHNLPLS